From the genome of Haloarcula taiwanensis:
AGTCTTCGTGGCCCAGTTCGCCGTTCTCTTTCTCAGCGTTCTCGACGGCCTTCCCCGCGTAGTAGGTCAGGACGGCGAGCAACAGGAACATCGAGATAATCAGTGCGAACTGCATCCCGGAGAAGACGGGGTCGGTTCCGAACGCCGGGAACGCGGCGAACGCGACGATGAAGAAGAAGAGAATCCCGAGCGGGATGACGTTCACGGTGAGGTCGAGCAGGGTATCTTTTTCGAACCCGAACAGTGCCATGCCTTCTCGTTAGGGCAGGCCAGTAAATAGAGTGTTGGTTTCCGAATCGCGCTGGTGCCTGTCTCAGGCTGCGGTCTGTTCCATAACCGAAGCGACGCCGCCCATCCCGATCATCACCGCGCCCGCCACGGCGACGGCCACCAGCCGAGTGAACAGCGGCCCGGTCCCGACGTTCGAGAGCGCGATGTCGGCGGCCGGGACCTGCCAGACGGTAAACGCAGCGGCGAGGACGATAAGAACGACTCCGACTCCGAGCAGGGTCGGCCACGGCCGCTCCACGTACCCGGACTCGGTGAGGATACCGGCGATACTACCGCCGAACAGTATCAGGCCGAAAACAGCCACTGGAAAGAGTCCGACAAACACGCCAATTTCTGACAGTGCTAATCCCAGTGCGACAAACAGCGGCCACGGACTTGCGGTCGGATACTGGTCGCTTAGTCCCGGCTCCTCTACCATACCAGTTCTTGAGGCCGACTCGTCATATGTCCATCGGACCGCGCCCGTGGGCACAAACTATTTGTTCACCATCCGGCTTGGTGGGAGTAATGAGTACACGCACGGTCGAACGGGTCGACGGCTGGGAGTCGGTTCCGTTCGACGGCGGGTTCGCGGGCCTGCAGGACCTCGCCGGACAGGAGTTCTCCGGCGCGGTCATCGCGGGTCCGACGCGCCTGTTCATGTTGAACGGGACCGTCGTCGGCGTCCTCGACGGCACCATCGAGGATTTCGAGGACGCGTCGGGAACAGCCAAACGGTCACCGCACGAGGCGCTGCCACTGCTTGCAGTGATGCAGGAACGCGCCGACGAGGTGAAAGCACAGTACTACACTGAAGATACAGCGCTTGCAGAAGTCGACCAGACACTGTCGAGCGGGAACTTTACTGGCTTTATCGAACTCTCCGAAAACGTCCTCTCGGGCGACTACTACACCGTGTATCATCAGGGCCGTTCGATGAGCGTCGCGTGGGTCGGTAACTCGGATAAGCTGCTCACCGATGACGAGGCCTTCGAGACAGCCAACGATGAGGTCGGTATCTACGAGGTCATGCCAGTCGATATCGAGCCGATTGAGATTCCAGAACCGCCCGACGACAGGGCGGACGAGCAGTCAGCAGACTCGGCGGCCGCCGGCGTCGACCCGCTTGACGCTGATGATAAGGCGGCTGTCGCCGACGAACCGGCCGACGCCGGTGCGGCGGACGCCGCGCCGGCAGGCGGGGCAGAGCCGGGCGGAACAACGCAACACGACCACAGCAGCGACGACCCGGTGGAGCCGTCCACAGACTCGGCCGGAGATACTGTAGCCGATGGAACCGACGATGCTGGACAGGCCCAGGCCGAGACAGAGTCGACACCGGACCGCGGCCCCGCAAGCGGCGGCCCGCCCGGATCGAAAGCTGCCGGTGCGAATCCGGGCCGGTCCCGCGGTCGGTCCGGGTCAGATGCGCAACCGAATGCGGACGAGAGGCCGAAAGCGGATAGCCGGCCAGACAGCAGCGCAACCGAGCGAGCGACGACGGAGACTGACACCGCGACACGGAGAGAACCCGACCACGACGCCACCGAACGGGAGACCGGAGTGCGTGAGACTGCCGGGGAGACCGAGCAGCAGCGACCGGCGACCGAGCCGTCACAGACACAGGAAACCCAGCACGCCAGCGCACGGAGCGCCCCGACACAGAGTGACCAGGCGGCTTCGACAGACCGCCGCGAAGAGCCGGCAGAATCGAAACCGACCCAGCGCTCCGAGTCACAGCCGTCCCGGTCCGGGGCTGATACGGCAACTCCGACGCCCGAAGCCGGTTCTGGCGGGGCGAGTGGGGATCTAGAGACGCGCTCGGTCCCGTCGCTGGACCCGAACAAGTCCGGCGGTGCGCAGGAAAGCACAGCCACCAGCGTGTCACCCACGCAGACGCCACCGACGGGTGGGCAACAGGCGTCGGCACCACGACGTGACCAGCCGGCACAGGACGACTCGAAACCGTCGACCGACTCCAGCGTTCAGGGACCGGCACCGGCACAGGACAGCCGCGGCCCAGCCGAAAACGACCCACAGCAGGCCGAGGCACCGCAGCCACAGCCGTCGGCAGGGGACCAGCGACAGTCGCCTGCCAGCGAGGAGCTGTCACCACGCGAGCGAGAGCGTGTCGCGGAGCTCGAATCCGAACTCGAACAGCAAGCCGAGACGGTGTCGGAACTCGAATCTGAACTCACCGATCTGGAGGCAACGAACCGAGAGCTTCGAGACGAGCGCGACCGTCTGGAGTCGGAGCTAGCCGACGCACGGGCCGAAATCGACCGGCTGGAGGAACAACTCGACGAGCAGAACGACGCCGCCGCAGGTGGTGCCCGGCTCAGCGCCGGCGAGGCGATAAACGGGACGAACCTCTTCGTCAGGTACGATTCGAAGGGCAAGGCGACGCTTGAGGAGGCCAAGGACGGCGAGGCGAGCCGCGAGGAGGTCGAGGCGAACCTCAGGCTGGAGTATCACACGCAGTTCGAGGCCGAGGGCGCAACGGTCAACGGGACGCCTTTCGAGGAGTACCTCGAAGACAGCATCCAGTACCGCTTTGTTAACTGGCTCATCCGGAACCTCCTCTATGAGATTCGAGATACTGGCCATGCAGGGGCCATGAAGGACCTCTATGAGGGGCTTCCGGCCATCGACCGCGCCGAACTGAACGGCAACGTCACAGTGACCTACACAGAAGACGGGCAGGAGAACCGCTCGCAGGAACGGTTCGATGTGGTCGTCCGCGACCGGATGGGGAACCCGCTGGTCGTCGCAAACATCAACGACTCGCGCGAACCGGCCTCCGAGGGCCAGATGTCGGACCTCATCCGAAACGCCGAGCGGGTCGGTAACGCCTCCGGGTCGCTTGCGTCGGCGTTTCTCGTCACGAGCAGTTTCTTCGAGCCGGGCGCGCTCGAAACCGCCGAAGAAGCGACCTCCAGTGGACTGTTCAACCGCGATAAGCGCAAGAGCTTCGTGAACATCTCACGGAAAAAGGGCTTTCACCTCTGTCTGTTAGAAGCGAGAAACCAGGAGTTCCACCTGGCGGTCCCGGAACTCTGAGAAAGAAGCTTAGCCTTCGATTTCGGCCGCGTCTTCGATCTTCATACCCTCGAGCTTGTCGATGATTTCGTCGACCTTTTCGTCGAGGTCGTCGACGAACTCACCGGTCTGTTCGGTCGTGATCGCACCCTGGCTGGAGGGCTCGATGAGGTTCTCCTCTTCGAGAACGCGCAGGGAGTACCGCACCTTGTGGTGCGGGTAGCCGGTTTCGTTGGACATCTTCACGATACCGATAGGCTCGTTCTCGATAACCATGCGAAGCACCTGCAAGTGGCGCTCTAGCATGTCAACTTCCTTTTCAAGCCTGTCTATCATGGCAATTGTTAACTTGTGTTTGCGGTATTTAAAGGTTCTCCCTCGGATAATCGCTACAACGTTGATACGTTCGAACAGGGGTGTCTTAAAACCGTCGTAACGGTTCACATGGGTACTGCTCACGAGCGTGATTTCCGGACCGTAATCTGTTTATCACGGTGGCTGGAAGGTGCGTGCGATGACCGTAACCATCGTCGGCTCACAGCTCGGCGACGAAGGGAAGGGCGGCATCGTCGACCTGTACGGCGACGACGTAGACGTCGTCGCGCGCTATCAGGGCGGCGACAACGCCGGCCATACCGTCGTCCACGAGGGCGAGGAGTACAAGCTCTCGCTGGTTCCGAGCGGAGCCATCCGCGGCAAGGTCGGCGTACTCGGCAACGGGTGTGTCGTCAATCCGCGAACGCTGTTCGACGAGATAGACACGCTTCAGGAACGCGGCCTCGACCCGGACGTTCGCATCGCTGAACGAGCACACGTCATTCTCCCCTTCCACCGCGTGCTCGACGGCATCGAGGAGGAAGTAAAGAGCGAAACGGATCAGGAAGTCGGAACGACAGGTCGGGGTATCGGTCCGACCTACGAGGACAAGGCCGGTCGGCGCGGTGTCCGCGTCGGCGACCTGCTTGACCCGGACGTACTCAGGGAGCGCCTCGAATACGTCGTCCCCCAGAAGCGGGCCGTCGTCGAGGACGTGTACGACCTCGACGTCGACGAGCTTGACGACCCGGACGCCTTCGACGTGGACGCCATCTTCGAGGAGTTCCGCGAGTTCGGCCGCCGCTTCGAGGCCGAGGACATGACTGTCAACGCTGGCGCGTTCCTCAGCGCGACCATCGACGAGGGCCAGAACGTCATGCTTGAGGGCGCACAGGGAACCATTATCGACATCGACCACGGGAACTATCCCTACGTCACCTCTTCGAACCCGACGGCCGGTGGCGCGGCGACCGGGACCGGACTCAGCCCCGGCGTCGTCGGCGACGGCGAGGTTATCGGTATCGTGAAGGCGTACCTCACCCGGGTCGGAAGCGGCCCGCTCCCGACCGAACTCGGGGGCGTCGCCGGCGATACGCCCGGCTACGACGAGCAGGGCGAAGGCGAAAACGAGGAGCTGGCGAACTACATCCGCGAGGAGGGGGGCGAGTACGGCACCGTTACCGGCCGTCCGCGACGCGTCGGCTGGCTCGACCTGCCGATGCTCCGCCACTCCACGCGGGTCTCCGGCTTCACCGGCCTCGCCATCAACCACCTCGACGTGCTCGCCGGCCTCGACGAAGTGAAGGTCGGCCACAGCTACACGCTCGACGGCGAGCAGTTGGCGTCGATGCCCGCGACCACCGAGCAGTGGAAGCGCTGTGAAGCCAATTTCAAGTCCTTCGACGGGTGGCCCGAGGTCGACTGGGCGGACGCCGCCGACGAGGGGTACGACGCGCTGCCGGAGAACGCGAAGGCCTACGTCGAGTACATCGAGGACGAACTCGACACCCCGGCCTACGCCATCGGCGTCGGCCCCGGCCGCGGTGAAACTATCGTCCGCGAGCATCCGTTCTAGCAGGCGCTCCGTTCTGACTCGGCGGTCGAGTTCACACACGAGTACCCGGCGACGGGGCGATACCGCTGGGAGAGCGGCAGACTTTTGCGACCGCCGGTCTTGGTCGAATGTATGAAAGAGGACCTGATGGAAATTATCTGCTGCCCTCTGGACAAGCACGACCTCGACCTCGAAGTGACGGAGCGCGACGACGGCGAGATCCTGTCGGGCGAACTCGTTTGCACCGAGTGCAGTGAGACGTTCCCCATCGAGGACGGCATCCCGAACCTGCTCCCCCCGGACATGCGCGACGAGGCACCGGCCTGAACCTTTTTTTCCTCGCCACGCGGAGTCACGTCCGTGCCTGACTCCCTGCCCGTGCACCTCAACCGGACGGACATCCACAGTCTGGAAGTTCCAAACGAGTTCGACGCGACAGGGAGTTTCGACGTTCGATTAGTCAACCACGGCGAGGCCCTGCACGTCCACCTTCATCTCGACGACTCGCTCTCTTCTGTCGCGTCGCTCGACGCCACAAACCACCACGTACGGGCCGAAACCGATCGGTTAGTCAGAGTGACCGTTGACGGTGACGGGCCAGTCCGTGGCAAGCTAAAGGTCGTGACCGGATATGGCGCCGAGACCCGGTACATCGACATCTATATTCCGGAAGGTGGGACCGAGAACGAACCGGTCATCGTCGACGACGAGCTGTCGAAGCCACAGCCGAAACCGGCGGCAGAATCAGCGTCCGGTCTCGAAGACCTGTCTGCGGGACCGATACTGGCGGCTGGCGGTTTCACCGTCCTGATTGCGGGACTCATCACGCTGGTGCTCACCGAGAGCGTGCTATTGACAGTCGTCGCTGTACTCGCGGTCACAATCGTCATAGGACTCCTCTCCGTCGCCGTTCGCCCGACCTGACGCGCCGCTACTGTTCCGTCTCGACGCCGCCGAGGTTCCCCTCGTCGTCGAACAGCTTTGCTCGCAGGAACCGTGTCCGGTACCGGTTGGCTCCCTCGTAGATATCGGCTTCACGGATGTCGTCTGCCTCGCCGTCTGCGACGGCATCGATGATATCCTCGATCTGTTCTTTCTCGCTGGGCGTGAGTTCGAACTCGTAGGTCTGGGCTTGCTCGCCTTCGAGCTTTGTCCACTTGCGCGCGCCGGCGATGACAAGCGAGCAGGGCTCCCGGCAGGGAAACTCACCTGACCCGCCGTCGACATCGAGTTCTGTCTCCTCGTCGTACTGCCACTCCCGGCGTTTGAGACACTGGGAATCGTCACAGCAGGCCTCGGCGACCCAGTTGACGTGTTCGTAGCCGTCACCGCGGTCCCAGGTCTTGACAACGCCGTAAATCCCGGTCTGGCGGTCGACGGTGTCCCGCCAGTGGGTCACGTCGAGGTCCCCCTCCTGTTCCCGGTGCCAGTTCGCGATGGTCGCCGGGTAGAACGCGTCGACCGTCGTGACGAACTCGCTCGCCGATAGCTCGGGGAACGCCCACCCGGTCTGGAGCGACGGCGCGGTCTTGAGCGGGCGGTAGCCGCCGTCGTCGTCGTGTTTCGCAATTTCGCGTGCGTCGAGGGGGTCGTCGTACTCGTCGAGCGCGCTGGTTCCGACATCGACGTCGGCGCGGTGCCGGATGCTGTATGTCCGCGTTCCGTCGGAGAGCGTAACGGTCAGGTGCAGTTCCCCCCAGGTCGCGGACACCCCGTCGGCGAGCGCGTCGTAGCGCTCGGCCACGTCTCGCTGCTCTGCCCCTTCGAGCCAGCGGAGGAACGCCCAGCGGTCCGCCTTCTGGGGCGCGGTGGCGTGCCAGAAGTACCAGTTTCGGACGTACGGTGACTCCGCCGCTACCGTCCGAAGCGTCTCCTCGTCGATGCCGCTGTGGTCCACATCCGGTGTTCGGAACGTGTACCCGTCACTCTCGTGGGTCACGTGGAGGTCGTCGAAGGCGATGCCATCGGGGGCAGTTGCCACCAGCGCGTCCACGTACTCGCCGTCCATACTGGAAAACGGTACTCGGTCGGCAAAAGTCGGCTGGTTCCGGCCAGCAAGCGGCGTAATCAGTTCCGGTCTCTGACCTGATAGCGGCAGTCGGCGACCTGTCAGTCGCCGGTCGCGGGCGTCGCGCCGCCAGTCTCCTCGCGCACCTGCTCGATGGCAGCGCTCACGTCCGCGCCCGCGTCGGCGGCCCGCTCCAGCACCACGTCAGCCATCAGCGGCTCCGTGCCGACTGCGCCGGCGTACCAGATGTCGTGGCCCTCGACAGTAGTCGGCACGTCGTAGCCCGTCCGGTAGTCGTCGGTCAGACCCATGTCCTCGGGGATGTCCTCCTGCGTGTGAAAGCCGTCGGCGATAAACAGCGGCACGACGACGATGTCGTCGCTCTCGAAGTAGTCCGCAACGTCGTCGACTTCAGGGTCCTCGTCCATGAACAGCGACTGCACCTCGTCGAAGCGGTCCCGCGCGCGGATGCGGTCGGCATGGTACTGGATGGCCTTCGCGGAGTTTTCGTTGCGCTCCGTCCCGTGGCCGACGACTGCCAGACCGAACCCTTCGCCAACATCGGGATCGCCGGTGACAGACTCCGCTCGCTGGACGATGACATCGCTCATCGAATCATGCGTTCCGACCGGGCCACAGTAGTGGACCGTCTGGGCCGTGTCCTCGGCGGCCAGCGTCGCGTTGGTCGCGCTCGTCCCGTCGGAGTCCCACAGCTCGGGGTCCCAGTCTTCGAGTCGGAACTCCCGTGGGATGACCTGCTCGGTGAAGTAGCCCTCCGAAATGAACAGCGGGACCAGATACACCTCCTCGGCGTCGACGGTCCGCAGGGCCTCCCGGAACGACGGTTCCTCCTTCCAGAAGGACTCACGGACCTCGGAGAACGCGCCCGTCGCCCGAATCGTGTCGGCGTGGTCGTAGGTGGGCGTACTCGACTCGGCGTTCAGATGGGAGCCGTGGGCCGCGATAACGAGTGCTTCGTCCATGCACTTCGGTTGGGGCGAGTCGTCCTTAGGGCCTTCGTTGCCCTGTACAGATAGCCGGCGAGCTGTGCAACATTGCGCGCCGAAATGTGTCTTTGCCGCCCGATTCCGCCCGATCACAGCCCGAACAGGAGGACGTAGAACAACAGTCCAGCGGCCGCAAGCAGTGCCGCGTGTCCCAGCGCGCCGGCAGCGACGACGATGCCGCCGATGATTCGCTCCGCTGCTCCCAGGGGCTGTCCGAACGCCTTCCGCTCTCGTTGTGCAATCGCCATTGTCTTTCCCTCGTGTAGAGAGCGGACGCCGAGGGGGACAAACCCCCCGGCCTGTTCTCACTCGCTGGGAGTGGGGCCGCAGTTCTGAGGGGATAGCGCGCCCGTGTGTCGGTTATGGCCCGACACGGCCTGTCCCGTACCCGTGGTCGCCCGCCGGCGATAGAACGACTTTTGCCCGCGCCGGGCGTGGCCGACGCCAATGTCACTCGCCGCCGCGACCAGGGACGCCGTCCGCGAGCGCCCGTTTCTCTACGACGCACTTCGAGCGGGCGTCGTTAACTACACGGCCGCCGCGCGCACGCTCGACATTGACGGCGATGCGGAAGCCGTCGCGACCGCCCTCCGACGGTTCGCCGAGGAACTGGACGACAGCCCGGCCCACGACAGCGACGCCCGCGTCTCGATGCAGAGCGGGCTGGGTCGGGTCGAATCGCCCGACGCTGTGTCGGCTATCGTCTTCCGAGTCGGGGACGCCGCCTTCGCCGAGGGCGCTGGCTCGCTAACGGGCATCGTCGCTACCGGCGACCTCTCGCCGCCGGCGCTGGCCGAGGTGCTGGGCCGCCTGCGGGCGGCGGACGTCGCGGTCGAGGCCGCCGGCGTCACCGACGACGCGCTCGTCGTGGTAGTGGGTCGCCGTGCGGGACCGGACGCGCTCCGGATGGTTGAGGCGGTGGTGCAGGGATGAGTCGCCTTCCGACGGCTTAAAGCGGGCGGACGCAGTTCCTCCCGGTAATGACGCTTCGCGTGACGAACACGTTGACCGGTGAGAAAGAGGCCTTCGAGCCGCGCGACCCCGATTCCGTGTTGCTGTACTACTGCGGGCTGACGACCTCCGACCCGCCCCACCTCGGCCACGCGCGCGGCTGGGTTCATGTCGACGTGATGGCCCGCTGGCTCGACTATCTGGGCTATGACGTCCACCACGTCGAGAACTTCACCGACGTCAACGAGAAAATCGTCGCCCGCGTCGGCGAGGACGGCGATAGCGAGGCCGACGTGGCCCGCCACTACGTCCGGCAGGTCATCGACGACATGCGCTCGCTCAACCTCGGCCGCGCGGAAGTGTACCCCCGCGTCTCAGAGCACGTCCCCGAAATCATCGACCTCGTCGAGCGCCTCGTCGAGAGCGGCCACGCCTACGAGGCCAACGGCTCCGTCTACTTCGACGTGACAAGCTTCGAGGACTACGGCAAACTCTCGAACCAGTCCGTCGAGGACATCGAATCACAGGGCGCGGACACCGAAGGCGAGAAGCGACACCCGGCCGACTTTGCGCTCTGGAAGGCCGGCGGCGTCGACCCCGAGGACATCGCCGAACATCAGCACCCGGAGGCCGCCCCGGCCGAGGAGGCCTGCCAGACCGCACAGACCTGGGACTCTCCGTGGGGTGAAGGCCGACCCGGCTGGCACATCGAGTGCTCGGCGATGTCGATGACACACTTAGACGAATCCATCGACATCCACGTCGGCGGGCAGGACCTTGTCTTTCCCCACCACGAGAACGAGGTGGCCCAGAGCGAGGCCGCGACCGGCGAGCAGTTTGCGAAGTACTGGCTCCACGTCCGCCTGCTGGAGACCGAGGAGGAGAAAATGTCCTCCTCGCTTGGCAACTACTTCAGCGTCAGCGACGCAGTCGAGGAGTTCGGTCCCGACGTGCTCCGGACCTTCCTGCTGTCGACGGCATATACTTCGCGGGCGACCTACAGCGACGAGACTGTCTCGGAGGCCGAGGAGCGCTGGGACCGCCTCTCCCGGGGCTACGAGCGAGCGGCTGAAGCCTGCGACGATGTGGACGCCCACGCGAAAGTGACCGACGAGACGCTTCGGGATGCTGTCGACGACGCCCGCTCGACGTTCGAGGCCGCGATGAACGACGACTTCAACACGCGGGAGGCGATGACCGCACTGCTGAACCTGACCGCTGCGGTCAACACGCACGTCGACGGCCGCGACGAGTACGACTACCGGGGGCTCCGGCGCGCCGTCGAGACGTTCGAGGAACTGGGCGGCGACATTCTGGGGCTGTCCTTCGGCGAGGACGGCGGCGGCGACGTGTCGCTGGCCGGCGACGTGGTCGACCTGGTCCTGACAGTCCGTGAGCAGGAGCGGGACGCCGGCAACTACGAGCGGGCCGACGAACTCCGCGACGAACTCGAAGCCCTCGGCGTCGAGGTCCAAGATACTGATGACGGGCCGACATATCGAATCTGATATTTCATATCAAGATTGCGTATTTAGGACATTCTAACACGCCTCACTACGATTTTATATACTATTAGTGCGTTTATATAATTGTTATGAAATACGTACCAACTACTGTCGGTTTCACCCGGATGATCGTCTCTCTCATGCTCGTTGTTGCCGCGGTCGGCGCGGTCGCATCCCCCGTCGCC
Proteins encoded in this window:
- a CDS encoding adenylosuccinate synthase, yielding MTVTIVGSQLGDEGKGGIVDLYGDDVDVVARYQGGDNAGHTVVHEGEEYKLSLVPSGAIRGKVGVLGNGCVVNPRTLFDEIDTLQERGLDPDVRIAERAHVILPFHRVLDGIEEEVKSETDQEVGTTGRGIGPTYEDKAGRRGVRVGDLLDPDVLRERLEYVVPQKRAVVEDVYDLDVDELDDPDAFDVDAIFEEFREFGRRFEAEDMTVNAGAFLSATIDEGQNVMLEGAQGTIIDIDHGNYPYVTSSNPTAGGAATGTGLSPGVVGDGEVIGIVKAYLTRVGSGPLPTELGGVAGDTPGYDEQGEGENEELANYIREEGGEYGTVTGRPRRVGWLDLPMLRHSTRVSGFTGLAINHLDVLAGLDEVKVGHSYTLDGEQLASMPATTEQWKRCEANFKSFDGWPEVDWADAADEGYDALPENAKAYVEYIEDELDTPAYAIGVGPGRGETIVREHPF
- a CDS encoding hypothetical protein (shows similarity to CbiX(S)), with the translated sequence MDEALVIAAHGSHLNAESSTPTYDHADTIRATGAFSEVRESFWKEEPSFREALRTVDAEEVYLVPLFISEGYFTEQVIPREFRLEDWDPELWDSDGTSATNATLAAEDTAQTVHYCGPVGTHDSMSDVIVQRAESVTGDPDVGEGFGLAVVGHGTERNENSAKAIQYHADRIRARDRFDEVQSLFMDEDPEVDDVADYFESDDIVVVPLFIADGFHTQEDIPEDMGLTDDYRTGYDVPTTVEGHDIWYAGAVGTEPLMADVVLERAADAGADVSAAIEQVREETGGATPATGD
- a CDS encoding cysteine--tRNA ligase is translated as MTLRVTNTLTGEKEAFEPRDPDSVLLYYCGLTTSDPPHLGHARGWVHVDVMARWLDYLGYDVHHVENFTDVNEKIVARVGEDGDSEADVARHYVRQVIDDMRSLNLGRAEVYPRVSEHVPEIIDLVERLVESGHAYEANGSVYFDVTSFEDYGKLSNQSVEDIESQGADTEGEKRHPADFALWKAGGVDPEDIAEHQHPEAAPAEEACQTAQTWDSPWGEGRPGWHIECSAMSMTHLDESIDIHVGGQDLVFPHHENEVAQSEAATGEQFAKYWLHVRLLETEEEKMSSSLGNYFSVSDAVEEFGPDVLRTFLLSTAYTSRATYSDETVSEAEERWDRLSRGYERAAEACDDVDAHAKVTDETLRDAVDDARSTFEAAMNDDFNTREAMTALLNLTAAVNTHVDGRDEYDYRGLRRAVETFEELGGDILGLSFGEDGGGDVSLAGDVVDLVLTVREQERDAGNYERADELRDELEALGVEVQDTDDGPTYRI